The DNA window TGAGTtctctccgcaggatgtctgGGCTcacccttagagatagggtgataAACTCAGTAATCTGGGAGGGGCTTGGACCTGAGCTGCTGTTCCATTGCGTAGAGAGGGGCCAGATTAGGTGGTTTAGGCATCTTATTAGGATGCTTCCTGGACACCTTGCTGAACTTGTTCCAGGAATGTCTCAGTGGCAGGAGACCCAGAggacgacccaggacacgCTAGAGAGGCTATGTCTGCCTTCCGGCCTGGGCACGCCTTGGGCTTCTCCGAGATGAACTGGACAAATTGGCttgggagagggaagtctgcgACAAGTATTGTCAAAGCTGACAGGTATGAAGTGTTGCCTCATTAATATGTATATGCATACGTATTAATGCTTCTGACGTTAATAACTTAGTTCTAAGGTCAATGCTTTACAttttaccagctcagtggcctagtggtagagtgtccgccctgagactggaaggttgtgggttcaaaccccggccgggtcataccaaagactataaaaatgggacccattgcctccctgcttggcactcagcattaagggttggaattggggggttagatcaccaactgattcccgagcgcggcaccgctgctgctcactgctcccctctcccccaggggatggattaaaatcacacggggatgggttaaatgcagaggacaaatttcaccacacccaggtgtgtgtgtgacgatcattgggactttaatctttaatctttattttattttcaatccaATAATGTTAAATGATTTCACCATTAGAACAAGTAACTTTGTACTTCTTGCTGAAATGCGTGGGCAAGAAGTGAAGAAAGGCATTGAATGTTCAGTGCACACAAGAAGTAACATAAGCCAATGAGACTGGCagttatttaaatgttcttgGTACGTTTGTGATCACCGTCTCATTACACTCTTAAAATAGATTTCAATCACTCTGTTCATCTGCTGTTCTTTCATTCATAATTTATTTAGATTATGGTttaatattgatattttgtaattaattaagctgaaatccatcatggacaacacctctcaccccctccatgacattgtgcggtccctgagcaTCTTCTTTAGCAGTAGACTATTACACCCATGGTGTAGGAAGGAAAGattccgcaggtccttcattcccaCTGCTGTCAGACTCTACAACATGCGTGGCGCCTGATAAAATTGTGTTTCGTCTCTACCACTACTAGtggcacttgtctttgtccttgtctgttatttatccttttttaaatttggcacTTGTATTCTTGCGCTCTTGTatgctgctgtgacaagtaaatttccccgctgtgggatgaataaagttctatcatcatcatcatcatcttaaTTAACTTTATCAGACAGCTACTATTTGAGTAATTTCATAATTTAACAAATATGATGGTAATCAGATTTGGGTAGTGCCAGGGAAATTGGACTCAGCTTTCTAAAATCTGTGGTATCATTTTAACTCAAGAGGGGCAATCATTTTTGCATGTAAGGCCCTTTATGAGTAAATTAGTCAACAGAAATTATACTAAGGTTGTTTTTGTGAGATATCAAAATTGGCATCATGACGTGAACATTTAAGTGTAATAAATatgcataaaaaacaaaacaaagaaatgtgaGAAATAtgcaccaaaaacaaaacaaagaaatcagGATGGGGAGAATACTTTTTCACTGCACTGTAAATTTTCCTTTGATATGAAAAAGGCTTACCTGTTCTCACTTGTGCTGCATTCTCtaacaaaatgatttgatgtGGAAGGTTCGTAAGGGGCGGGGGAAAGtttaatgtttgtgtgtgtattgtacAGGAGTCCTTCTGAGCTGAactctgcttgtttttttctcagttgATTGGAGGAGAAATACAGTTCTTCTTCTGTGTTCTGAGAAACATGAAAGGATAAAGACAGTATTTCAAGTAGGTTTGTGTACTCTGATATCATTTGTGTACTCACCTCTGGCTGTAGTACTTGTATGTCAACTAAAAGAGAGGCTAATTCTAAGTTTTCATTGTAGCCGTTCTTTAGAGGCACAGAGCGGTAaccttaaaaaagaaaaacgttaAATCAGATTTGATAAAACCTTCAGATACACACTTTGAGTTCCTAAAACTTAAAAactgagtttttttgtttgtttttaaacagtgTCCCACAGATTTAGGTACAGTCAGTTGTTCAAACAAAGGCAGTGTAAATAATTGAAAACACTAATAGAGGAGCGTTCTCACTGGTCTCATCCTGAGACCCCCGATCTCCCACAAAGACCCACCAAAACCCAGGGCGGGTCAGGGTGGAGATTGCTCTAAAAAGTTAGGAAGTTCCTTTTCAAAAGAAGTCATTGATTCGCAAACCTGCTCCGGAAAGGAAGCCTTGTACAAGAATCTCAAGAATGTGTTATTCCATACACACTAAATATGTCTAGGTTGCTTTAAGTCAAAGGTATGGTGAGTAAAAGTCTTCTTCATTTTAAGTAGTGTTGTGGCAGACATTAGAACAGGCCTCTCACCCTGCAGGCACATGGTGGGGGCATGTttctatttatgttttttgtgaCACAATATGTGCTTTTAACTTTCATGTTGTTCATTATCTTGTTGGCAGTcttggattaaaaatgtttacaaattcagatgtgtgtgtttcataCTGCCTCATTGGTGACCCCGACGTGATGTGATAAACTCATTTACGCTTTTTGAATTACTGTGCATGCCTTTTGGACTAAAGAGGGTGCCACATACTTTTTCAAGGTTGATGGACTCTGTGTTACATGATCTCAACTTTGTATTTGTCTATCTCAACAACATTCTGTAGCCCAGTCCCTCACCAGAGGAACATCTGTCACACTTAATGCAAGTTTTCAAGCACCTTGATCCACACAGCCTTATTGTAATCCCAGCCAAGTGTCACTTTGGTCTGCCTGTAATGTGTAATCAACTTTTTGGGCCACTGAATGTCAGCCTAGGGTGCGGTCCTGTTGTCCGCTAAAGTGCAGGCAGTGGTGGACTTTCCCGTCCTGCCTCAGTTTAGGTGCTGCAGGAGTTTTTGGAGATGGCTAATTTTCATAACTGGTTCCTTCCCCCTGCAATTgactggcaaccggttcagggtgtcccccgcctactgcccgatgaccgctggaataggctccagcacgcccgcaacccccgtggggacaagcggtatagaaaatggatgaatggatgctTCCTTCCCCACGCAGCCCACCTTCTGCAGCCTCTATACGgtgctttgaaaaaaagaaaggctaCTGACCCGGTCGAGTGGTTTCCGCAGCGGGGACGAGCTTTTCAACAGGGTAAGGACGCCCTCGCAAATACAGATCTCTTCACCCACCTAATGTCTACGGCGGTGATGGCTTTAACGACCGACACGTCTGATGTTGCTGTTAGTACGGTAATTGAGCAGCTGGTAGCCAGTGTGTGACAGCTCCTTGCGTTTTTTAGTTACAGGCTGCAAGAGAAACAACACGAGTACAGTGATACATCTACTTACAAACGCCTATACTTACGAAGATACCGTacttttcggactataaatcgcagtttttttcatagtttgggtggggggggcgacttatactgaggagcgacttatatcaaagtcaaagtcaaagtctgctttattgtcaatctcttcacatgccaagacacacaaagaaatcgaaattacgtttccactatcccacggtgacaagacatagtacacgacgtACATAcatgcaaacaacacaaaataaaaacaagaaggcacaaacaatgaataataagagtgatgaataaataataaataaacaaataacacaataaataagaggagcaaaacggagcaagtgtgcatacagcagacagtcagaatatagcgcaaaagtacaggacgctacgcagaaggggggagagagttcaggatcctaacagcctggagtatgaagctgttggtgagtctggtggtgcgggagcgcaggctcctgtacctcttcccagagggcagaagatcgaacaaagagtgagcggggtgactcacatcactcacaatcgtggtcaccttgcgggtgagatgggaggtgtaaatgtccttcaaggaggggagtgaagcaccaataatatGTGAATTATATGTGTTATATGTGAATCTTTTCAgggaattttcaaaattaaaaaaaaaaaaaaaaaaaaaggtgataaACGAAccacgatgtagcaagggattactgtaatttgaatttcaagtgacgtcagcagcgcggctttgtttgtaagtgacacggaggacgaagaatttgaaggatttaatgatttggagtgacacagaaggtttgaaaaactattatggcttttatgcacgcccggtcctactccacaaagctctctttcacctccgtggatggaagtcgggggccggcgcttcggccgggtggctgtccggggacggtggatggggctcggacatggcttttacgcacgcccggtcctactctacggagctctctttcacctccgtggatgaaagtcgggggccggtgcttggctgggtggctgtccggggacggtggatggggctcggacatggcttttacgcacgcccggtcctattctatggagctctcttccacctccgtggctggaagtgccacctccggggatggaagtccacaccGCCACACGGCTGGAAGttgacgccggtgcttggggccgtgtggtggtgaactatttatgttatagttatttgatatattttatttcgtgtagcaacttgtatatgtttttatcgttacagttcagtggCTGTTGGCTcattgaactcttgttttgttaaataaagagccgtttaccaaacccacgtctttccttgtactttgttaacgctacaatatagttatatactagatctgtggaataacgacgaggctgacgtcagggtgcacgcgcggcgttgttgacaaaggacgaggaatttgatcgatggatttaatcatttggagtgacacagatggtttgatattattattgcttatataatagttatttgatatataatttatatatcgttatatgggcctgtggaatattttgaagtgcaagcgccgtcagcggcgcgcacccattgttgacataaaggacgatcgatggatttaattaattggagtgacacagatggttttataaacgttttatttatgtaatagttatttgaataactctgaatgttacgccaggcccgttctcagcatacctatcgtttagcctgttgttgctcgttcatgtctgttcttggtgttggattttgtcgaataaatttcccccaaaatgcgacgtatactccggagcgacttatacgtatgttttttttttcacgttattgtgcattttatggctaatgcgacttatattccggagcgacttttagtctgaaaaatacggtaagaaAGATAAGATTGAGATACGAACCGGAGTCTCGCAATTATTTTGCATCTACCGtgattttccatgcataatgcgcaaaatttaactaatttactgtcctaaaatctggggtgcgcattatgcatgggtacaacaatttttgaagaaaatctccctcgaaataaaacttgaaatcacctttcttcttgtttgttgtcaatcgcgcatcgcattcagccatcctgcccaacacagtcagtaaaattcataattgacgacacatcgtttgatgcgatggtgcaatccttgatggtgtgttattgtcaaatactgtttgttttttaatctccatcgcagaccggatatcatacggaggccgccatgacagtatgcgcagaacggatgcgcaagacacgtcaatcgcgcatcgcattcagccatcctgcccaacacacttagtcagtaaaattcataattgacgacacatcgtttgatgcgatggttgcaatccttgatggtgtgttattgtcaaatattgtttgttttttaatctccatcgcagaccggatatcatacggaggccgccatgacagtatgcgcagaacggatgcgcaagacacgtcaatcgcgcatcgcattcagccatcctgcccaacacacttagtcagtaaaattcataattgacgacacatcgttgatgcgatggtgcaatccttgatggtgtgttattgtcaaatattgttgttttttaatctccatcgcagaccggatatcatacggaggccgccatgacagtatgcgcagaacggatgcgcaagacacgtcaatcgcgcatcgcattcagccatcctgcccaacacacttagtcagtaaaattcataattgacgacacatcgtttgattgcgatggtgcaatccttgatggtgtgttattgtcaaatattgtttgttttttaatctccatcgcagaccggatatcatacggaggccgccatgacagtatgcgcagaacggatgcgcaagacacgtcagctatataaagagcgagagttcagttctctacctattagtttcaattcacagtttaattagcagtttcaatcagcaaataacaaaatgcgtattacaggtaatattttattcacaacactttgccttgttcctttcttctctgctgttgttcccaaagatgatctttttctgaaataattttacgtttacggacttaagtaagagtccaaatttgggtgcgtattatacatgggtacaggctttttccaGCAGCGACATGCCAtgtttagggtgcgtattatgcatgggggcgtattatacatggaaactTACAGTACTTACGAACCAGTTTTCAACTTCCGAACCGACATCACAACCACCCCTCCACTGCTGGATTGTCTCCTTTGCTTTGCCATTCCTTGTTCGTCTCGGCGTGTTAGCAGTGTAAAATACAATTAGTAGAGTCGAGTATGTCTCCTAAGACTATCGACATGACTGGTGAATGCATGCGTATCGTCGAGCTTGCAACGGTGTATGGTGGTGGGAGTGGTGCCAAAGTAGGTATAACCTGCTGCAGGAGCGCTCCCGCATTGAGTGAAAGGCGGAAGCCGTTGCTGTGCGGCATACAGTACTAGcttgttttcattaaaaacatgaagaacacaGTTCTGTGTTTGTCAATCTCACTGTTTAGAAGTtaagttcctttttttttttaagttttcacTCGCATTCTGCGTTCAGTGACCACTGACACAGTCGGAAAACTCATTAATTGCACCAAAAAGTAATGACAAGTAAGAACACATGAACACGTTGTAGGGAGTACGTGGACAAATACAATAATTTATTAGCCTAACTTTTTCTGTGTCTTCTCGGGGGTATTTCTTAGCAAGTATAGAAAATTAGAACAGGTTTCCCCCTTCCCCAAGCAAAGTTAGGAGATCAAGAATAAAGTGACATGTATTTTGTTATAAAGggttgaaaaagcaaaaataaaaccgttgttttggttttctgtgTGCTTTACACAGAGTAATAGGTcaaaaagtgtgacttttATCTTTCATGTCAGTATCTTGTTGGCAGTCTCGGAATAAAGATGTGTTTGGAAAGTCAGGTGCTTGTATTTCATACTGCCACAGTGTATTCTCAACCTGGCAAGAGCCAAATATACATAAATCACTCAAGGGAATTCTCCACAGTATTAATCCAGGACAGGTTCACTGTGACCTGTTGGGAAAGATGGGACATACAGTACAATAGCTGAGCTGTTTGGGTAATGCGGCAACTTGTGCACGCCGaccaaatttttgttttgacggTGACAGATGATAATACCAGCTAAAatcactaataataataaggcCGTATTTTTCAGCCTAAATGTCGCTCCAGAATATAGGTCGcgttagccataaaatgcacaatacgtgaaaaaaacatatataagtcgctccggagtataagtcgcattttgggggaaatttattcgacaaaatccaacaccaagaacagacatgaacaagcaacaacaggctaaacgataggtatgctaacgtgacataaacacaaacgaagagctgagaacgggcctgacgtaacattcagagtccttcaaataactattacataaataacacgtttataaaaccatctgtgtcactccaattcatcaatcgtcctttttgtcaacaatgccggccgggtgcgTGCCactgacggcggttgcactttaaaatattccacaggcccatataacgatatataaattatatatcaaataactattatacaagcaataatattatcaaaccatctgtgtcactccaaatcattaaatccatcgatcgtcctttatgtaaacaatgccGAACTTAATTAGTGTGCGCTGCTGACGGTGCTTGCActtctaaatattccacaggcccatataacgatatataaattatatatcaaataactattatataagcaatactataatcaaaccatctgtgtcactccaaatcattaaatccatcgatcaaattcctcgtcctttgtcaacaacgccgcacgtgcgccctgacgtcagtcttgtcgttattccacagatctagtatataactatattgtagcgttaacaaagtaccaggaaaaacgtgggtttggtaaacggctctttatttaacaaaacaagagttcaacgagccaacaactactgaactgtaacgataaaaatatacaagttgttacacgaaataaaatatattaaataactataacataaatagttcaccgccacacggcccaaAGCACCgacgtcgacttccaggcatgtggcggcgtggacttccataagtcgcccccccacccaaactatgaaaataacgcgacttatagtccgaaaaatacggtagtaataataatgatcgtaataataaaatagtccatccatcaatccattttctgtaccacttggccccacgggggtcacggacgtgctggagcctatcccagcagtcatcgggcagtaggcgggtgACACCCTGAATGGTTGCCAACCAATTGCAGGTCAACCAACCATTTACACTCGCACTCatacctatgggcaatttggagtgctcaatcagcctaccatgcatgttttttttggatgtgggaggaaaccggagttcccggaggaaacccacgcaggcacggggagaacatgcaatttccacacagggagggccagaggtggaatcgaacccgcaccctcctaactgtgaagcagatgtgctaataataataatcgtaCCAGCTAAAATTGAACAAATCACCTCTGGCTGtttcaaaagaaaactgaTTGTGCGAGAACAGTATCAGTTCCAGCATCCACCCGTGTCGCCATGTTTGGTTTGTTCATTTGTCCTGGCCTCtgcattttcttgtttttgcaaCAGCCACATAtcacaccccaaaacacattgATCCTTTGTGATTGCTCAACACCACCAGTGGTATGGCTCGGACTCTGCGGGAGTTGGGACAAGATGGATTCTCAGGGTTTTGTGAACTCACAAATTTTGGTACCGGATCCtctaaaaaaattacatttggtAATTTCGGTAGGTAGGGTCCCTCATAGCATCATAATGCCATTTTGCAGAATTTTACTGACTTACATGACATCCATCATTTTATTCCCTAAGGTCTGGTCTTTCCCCACAAATCAAAAACTTAATTTTTAgatacacacgcatgcacacacgcatgtgCACAATGTAATCTGGATTGTTTCAAAAGAGTTTAAGATAATTAAGTCATCAGAGTTAATGAATTAAAGTATGTAATTACTAGGAAATAGAGATTTGTGTGAAAAGCAGATGTGCAGCTTGTTCTTACCTGAACATATACCTTTGACAGGAAACGTGGCCTGAGCGAGGAAGTTCGGATCTGAAAACATGTCTTCCTCATTGACTACAAAGCGCAGAAAGGTGAGCTCGGGCTCATACACTTTGAAGCACACAGGCTGAGTTTTCCACACTGGGTTCAGACCGTTATCTCCTACAGTCAGCAGAAGACAGACATTCGATATTATTGAACTCGTGgtgtcacattttgtttgtggttATGAAAACGTTAAAATTATCTTGCATACGATAGACAGTGGTCTTGGACTTTACTTCAGTGTGACCGCACAGTTCAATCTCCACAAAAGGACTAGAAATTGAGCGGCCTAGCTTCGGCAGGTGTCTGGCAGCAATCACCTGCAAAAGACAGATGAATTAATTTTGaacaaatttgttttgtatttggtCGGGGTCAAGAACGTACTTAGTATGTCACACGCATGACCATGGTAGGCTTGCGTCTGCTTGatcatgcgtgtgtgtgtgtgtctgcttggtcatgcgtgtgtgtgtgtgcgtgtgtaaatTTTGCCTTCAAACAACTCAACTTTGACACAAGTGTATGAGCGCCACCTATCAATCATTACACAATGTGCAACAAAATACAGCACGTGTGAATCAGTGCACCTATTGCTTGTCATTGCAGCCTATGACTCTACGTAGCTTACATGCCAGTGCCGTTTGTAGTCAACTTTGTCCtcttacaaaaaaatgcatccagaatcaaatatgtttgatgcacattttattgattacattatttttttcagactgtggctgacaaatgaaatgttcaCACAGAGAATACatagaaatacaaataaaatctatTGCTGTGTGAGAaattaggaaaataaaaaaatctatagtAGGCCTAAACTATAAGAGTATAAGAGATAGCCAGCCACGTGTGATACGCTTCTGTCTCTAATTCGGAGCCCTTCCAGCTATACATCCATGTCGCACACggactcctcttcctctgatTCCTCTACCTGTTCCTCTCACTCTACCCCTCATCTGCCTTATACCTCCTTGATCCATGCTTGCAAAGAACACAGGTCTGAAGACTAAttgcaaattgaaaaattTTGTCAAGTGTCAGAAAGGTGCTTTTAGTGATTGCATACTGATCAGGGAGTTTCTAAGAGTTCGGAGCATATGGTTTCTGTTCTGTAACCACAGCTAAAACAATGGAGTTTTTACATCTTGAATGCCATCTGTGTTAACTGTTTTCCAAAAGGGTGGGAAAACTGTCAATCCAATGAGAATGGGTTAACCATTTGCATGAGGTGTCTTCTGCTCTGCTAAAatggtgatgatgaagacTGAGATGTTCCCACTTTCTTCAAACAGGTCAAAGCATTTCATTAAACCTGTAAATCAATCAGAATCCTCGTTGAACGTCTCAACCCCACTCGTGACAGAGAGAGAATGTCATCAGTGACAGAttgacagacatttttttcaattcggACAAAATTATGAGGATAACTCAGATTCGGGTAAAGTAGACAACATGCCGAACAAGAAAACAAGTGGTGGCGCTGCATGGCGCCTATGAGCATGCAGGCagtcagcttttttttatctttcatgTGGCGGCTTTTCAATGGCACAGTGACGAACCTTTCGTCAAAATTGGTGCTGCAAAATTAGGAGAATTACTCTGATTTGTTAGAAACGTGTGATGTCTACTGCCCAGGCCGTGTGGATGTTGTTGACATCTCAAGATGAACAAGGAAGCAGATGTTGCTGGCAGCAGCGGTGAGGCCGCGGCAGTGTCAAAGTGATTGCTTAGCGGCCTGCCTGGCATACAgtgaactttttttctctcatgtGGCAGTTTATTAAAGTCACCTAGTGAAAAAGAAACGATTTCCATCCATAGGCAAGCAATCTGGCTATCCATACAGTCGCAGGTGGTGGGTAAATGATATGACGTTACTCCGGTTCCAACATGGTGCTGTCCATTTAAGGTAGAGAGAGGGATTATTTTGCCAAATACAAGACCAGACACAAAATAGGGTCACCAGATATTGACCAAACTTTACATTATTGCTTCCTTTCCCCAGCAAGACCTCAATGTGCGACATCCATGGTTACACATTAAATTTTATCCAGATCCTGAATCCAGTGGATGTGTCCTGTTTACTTTTTTACATTAACTCTCACTTCTTTTACCTGTTTACATAGTATAAAGAGGTAGGAACTTTCAACATGACATTAAACGTGTGTATAGATCTGAcattattttgcaatttttttccaatcataAGCTTTCCTACATATATCAACAACTTCATGGTCAATGGTAGTttttattaccgtaattttcagactataagtggctccggagtacaagtcgcatcagccataaaatgcccaaaaaagtgaaaaaaaaacatatataagtcgctccggagtataagtcgcattttggggggcaatttattcgacaaaatccaacaccaagaacagtcatgaacgagcaacaacaggctaaacgataggtatgctaacgtgacataaacacaaacgaagagctgagaacggccctgacgtaacatccatccatccattttctgtaccgcttagtccccatgggggtcgcgggcgtgctggagcctatctcagccgtcatcgggcagtaggcgggggacaccctgaaccggttgccagccaatcgcagggcacacagagacaaacaaccacacGCAagcgcactcacacctagggacaatttggagtgctcaatcggcctaccaagcatgtttttgggatgtgggaggaaaccggagtgcccggagaaaacccaccgggcccggggagacatgcaaactccacacagggagggccggaggtggaatcgaacccgcaccctcctaactgtgaggcggacgtgctacccagtgccgcccctgacgtaacattcagttatttaaaaaaaactattacataaataacacgttataaaaccatttgtgtcactctaattcattaaatccatcgatcgtcctttgtca is part of the Syngnathus acus chromosome 6, fSynAcu1.2, whole genome shotgun sequence genome and encodes:
- the LOC119124062 gene encoding 1-phosphatidylinositol 4,5-bisphosphate phosphodiesterase gamma-2-like, translated to MDFLQYNHKALSRIYPKGQRVESSNYDPYPLWTVGCHMVALNFQTADKYMQLNHALFSLNGHAGYVLQPELMRSDSYDPHQEKKVVKYSIAIRVIAARHLPKLGRSISSPFVEIELCGHTEVKSKTTVYRDNGLNPVWKTQPVCFKVYEPELTFLRFVVNEEDMFSDPNFLAQATFPVKGICSGYRSVPLKNGYNENLELASLLVDIQVLQPENTEEELYFSSNQLRKKQAEFSSEGLLYNTHTNIKLSPAPYEPSTSNHFVRECSTSENRAKQKKLKSSTFYS